The nucleotide window GGGAAGTAGTGAATGGTAAAAGGGTAGTTCTGGTTGATGATTCCATAGTTAGGGGAACTACCATGACGAGGATAGTCAAGATGCTTAGGGATGCAGGGGCCAGGGAAGTCCACGTTAGGATAGCCTCCCCACCAATAAGATACCCATGCTACATGGGGATAGACATACCTACCCGGCACGAGCTTATAGCTGCCTGGAGGAGCATTGAGGATATTAGGAAGGAGATTGGGGCAGATTCATTGGCTTACCTCAGCATAGAGGGTCTTAAGAGGGCCGTTGGAACGAAAAACCTATGCATGGCATGCTTAACTGGTGAATATCCTGAGTGGGCATTCAACTTTTAAATTCCTGGGCTTTATTTAGGTTGGTGGGTGAAATGAGAAAATGGCCGCTTTTAATTATCGCTGGGATAATATTTGCCCTACTGTTCTTTGCTCTGGCCCCGAGGTCTCCAGTGGCATCTCACCTTGAACACCTTGATACCTTGGAATCATTATTCGGAATCCTTGCACTGGTATTTCTATTTACTGGAGTCTTTTTAAGGGACTACGAGACCAAGGGTTGGGGGATAGCTAAGTATACGCTACTTGAGCAATTTTCCTTCTTAATCTGGGTGGTAGTTTTCTCCTTAATTAGCCTGAAGCCTCTAATTTTGAAAGTTTTAGTAACTTCCCCGATATACCTAGTTCCATTGGCAGTTATCGAGAAGAAAAAGGAAGATAAGAGAAAAACGCTCTTCGTTATAGCGGTTGAGTTCAGGGATAAATCCTAGCCGGTGTTCTCGGGAAGAGCGTGGCCCACCTTATGTGGTCGAGCTTGAGAACCCATGCAACCAACCTCTCAACGCCGAGTCCAAAGCCGCTGTGGGGGACGCTACCGTACTTTCTAAGATCTAGATACCACTCGTAATCCTTGGGGTCCATTCCCTCCTCCTTTATCCTCTGAACGAGTTTGTCGTAGTTATCCTCTCTCTCTGAACCTCCTATTATCTCTCCGTATCCCTCTGGGGCTAGCATGTCCGCAGCTAAAACTTTCCTAGGGTCATTGGGATCTTCCTTCATGTAGAATGCCTTTATGTGCTTTGGATAGCCGTAGACGAAGAACGGCCTATCGAATTCCTGGGTTAGCACTCTCTCTTCATCTGCCCCCATGTCGTCCCCCCACTCTATCTTCACTCCCTTGCTCTGGAGTATCTCTATGGCCTCGTCATAGCTTATCCTTGGGAAAGGTGGCTCCGTGTTCTTCAACGTTGTCAAATCATCCCTAAACATTTCAATCTCCTTCTTCCTTAACTCAAGTGTTCTCTGAACCATGTAACTTACAAGTTCCTCCTCAACCTTCATGATATCCCATAGATCCATCCAAGCGGCCTCAAGCTCCAAGTGCCAGAATTCCGTTAGGTGCCTTCTTGTCCTGCTTTTCTCGGCTCTAAAGCTTGGAGTTAGGGACCATACCTTCTCAAGCCCGAATATTGCAGCCTCAAGGTAAAGCTGGGCTGATTGGCTTAGATAAGCCACTTTGTCAAAGTATTTTAACTTGAAGAGAGTTGCTCCTCCTTCGACCGCTCCAGTGACCAGAATAGGTGGAAACACTTCGTGCCATCCCTCTCTAAGTAGCCACTCCCTAGCGGCCATTATCAAGGTTTCCTTTACCCTCATTATCGCCGAGACCTTGGGTGACCTTATGTGGAGATGCCTGTAATCTAGAAGTAATTCTGGGCTGGCCTGCTCTGGATTTTCAGGAATTGGAAATTCGCTAACAGCTTGAATAACTTTTAACTTCTCAACGTGAACTTCAGCTCCTCCAGGAGCTCTCTCATCCGCTTTAACTATTCCCTCAACGATAACGCTTGATTCCCTTCCAAGCTTCTTTGCAGTCTCAAATACGTCCTCTCCAACGACGTTCTTAGCTATGACGGTTTGGATTATTCCAGTAGAATCCCTAATCCACAGGAATATCTTCTTCCCAACCCTCATGTTACTGTATACCCATCCCGCGAGCTTGACTCTCTTTCCGTCTAGCTCTGGTTTTATGTCTTGGCAGTAGGTTTTCTCTATCATCTCACCACACCTTCAAAGCTTTTCTAACGGTGAATTTATAACTATAATGGTTCATTGTCGATGAACTTTTGATTAAATATCTAAGAATTTTTTGGATGAATGGATGTATATTTTGAAATTTATGGACGAGAGAGTATCAGCGAAGGGCGTGCTCATCACCACATCAGCAAAGCAAAAGTTCATCATAACTGTAGGCCCGGCCGGAACCCCCGGTTCACGATTCCCCGGAGAGGGCGGGAGCCGGGCCCATCACATTAAATTTAAAAATGGGTTATAACGTTATCGGTGAAGAAGGGAAAGAGAAAAGGGATGATGAGTTTTTCCCTCACTCTGAGCCGTGATGAGGAGCCGATGCTCTGACCTCTGCCATAACGTATTCCTTCTCGGCTATAAATACTGGCTCTACCCTTATGCCCCTGATTATTAGCTTGTCTCCGTACTCCTTCTCAAGCTTCTCCTTGTACGATGAGATAACTCCATTTGGCATGTTTAGCTCTGCGGTAACTACGTTGTCCCCCTTGTGCAACTTGATTCCACCCTTTAGCTTAGTTATGAAGAATGTATCCATGTGGGGCTCAAAGGCGGCGTTATAATCATCGTTACTCTTTCCTTCCTTCCTGACGAGATAGATGAACGTGGCCCTCAAGTAGAGGTCGGCGGTGTAGTCTTTATCAACGCCGACCTTCAGGCTAAGGGTTCCCTTCTCTCCTTCCCTGGCTATCCTTATTGGATTAGCGATTTCCCCGTTAAGCTTTGGAGGTCCTGTGAGGACTCCAACTGGGCCTTTCTGAACTAGAACTAAGCGATACTTTTCAGCCTTAGGCAGCGTAACGTTCACAATTATGGGCTTCTCGTTAAGGTGGTTCATGTACTCAATCTCTCCTATCTTTATCTTCTCCGTCTTGTTACCTATTGCGTAAACGTAAAGGGTGGCATTCCTTATGTCCCTTCCAAAAGCTGAGATGTATAGCTTAAGCTCGTGCTTTCCTGGGGTCAGTGAATTAACTGCTTTCCACGTTCCATTTATGAGCTCTTCAATTCTGTAAATGGCGAACGGTCTGAACTCGTAGACTATCACGTTTCCATAGCCATAAACTGGAACGAAGTTCGAGTATAACTTCTCCGTGAATCCTGAATACTTGGAAATTGGAATGTTGAATGCGAGCTTTATGAAGTTACTCGTTGCGACCTTGTAGTACGTTATAAGGCCAAAGTTAGGGGCTAAGTAAAGCACGTACGGGAATGGGCTACCATCAGAACATCTTCCGTTTCCAGGTATTTTCTTATTCCCTGGGATTAGCAGGGTGTAGATTGGGGAACACTCGGCTCTTCCCCTTACATTCACGGTAACCTTGCTGGTAGTGTTACTTTGAACAACCCTAACGCTAATGCCTGCGTAGGGATTAACGTAAATTCCGCCGCTACCTTGAAGTGGCAGTATCGTTGTTACTTGACCTCTTCCCGTCTCATCTCCGTTGTACTCTCTCCTCGTTATCGCACCACCTAAGTAGCTTATGGCATTGAACTTGGCCCAGTCGTTAAGGTAGATTATGAAATAATTGAGCTCCCAGCTTTCGAAATCAACTTCACTCACGTTTCCATCTCTAGCTAGGAATAGGGCTAGTATATGGTCTCTATCTCTTGCATGACCTCCATCCGCGCTTGCCCTTCTATGGCCTAGGAGGGATGATTCTATCCAATATCCATAGTCCCACCAGGAAGTTGCGGTTGCGTATTTAGAGGTGTTCTCGTTTAACCACTTAAGAACCTGTTCCCAGCCAGTGGTTTCAATTTCACTGACCTTTAACGCCTTGGCGTTTCTAGCAATTACGGGTCCATGCGTTATTGGGACCATTAGTATCATTACCGCAATTGCAATTCCCAAAGCAGCCTTTATTCCAACGTTCTCCTTCATCTTCTCAATGACTTCCATGGTGAACCCCGCGAATATCCCTGAGAATAATGCTATCGCATAGCTCGCCAGGAATAGGAACCTGACTGCCAGGGATAGTAGGTAGAGGGACATGATATAGAAGACCAGCGAAAGCATGTATTCGTTACTACTCTCGGACTTCTTGAGTAGAGCGTTTAAGTATAGCCCCAGTATTATCAAGAATCCTGGGATGCTAAGGAAGAATACAAGCCCATTGTTTCCTTCCACACCGTAATACAGTTTTATGTCACTAAGTGTTGTCTTGGCTAGCTCTTGGACTGTTTGATAAACTTGAGTTGACTGATAAGCTCCTCCCATGAGTCTGAAAAGCTTTGGACCAACGTAGGCATAAGCTCCAGCGAATCCAAGTAAGACTATTACCGCAACCACTGCAAACCTGTGCTTCTTGTCCGAATAATTCAGGAACTTGCCTCCATACAGCATAATTGTAACCAACAAAACTAGTCCTAGGAAAACCTCGAATGCGAACTTTATGAATCCTCCAATTTTGGCTATCCCAGGTATCGTTAGCCCGTATCCAATTGCGAGGATTGCTAAATAGGCTGGGTAGAACTCCTTCACGAACTTTTTAAGCTCTTTTATTTTTCCAAATATGAAAAGCGCGATAGTTTGGAAGGATGCAAAACCTATCAGCACCATTAATCCGAACGGCGAACCGTTCCAGGCTCCCAGGGAGATGCTTGCTAGGAGAACGAAAACCGCTCCCCATAGAGATTTCTTCTTAATATCGTTTTCTTTGAGGTAATAGAGCATTGCTACTAGCGAGAACAGGAATAGTGTCATGAAGGGTCCATCTCCTCTCGCATTTCCTGAGAAGGTTCTCGAAAAGTTGGCAGTTGATACCGAGAGTATTACCGCGGCCCATAACCCTGCCCATTCATTGAGCACCTTTCTGCCAAGTAAGTAAACGGCTATAACTCCCAGGAAACCCACGAACGGTGGCCACATCAGGAATGCCTGAAACTCGTTGTAGCCAAAGACCGAGACTACCTTGTAGAATATCGCTGGTAGGATGTACAAGCCGAGGGGCTCTCCGATTAAGCTTCCAAATGGAGCTTCCGCCATTGGGTAGTACTTTGGAAGGCCTTCTTTGAGCACGAGCTTATATATCTCGAAGTGGTAGAACGTATCTGGATCCGGAAAGTACTTTCCGGCCGTTAAATGGCGAAGATAGTAAGCGTAAATTCCAAAACCGATTACAGCTAGTGGAATTAGAATCCTCTTAAGCAGGGGATACAGGCTTTTACCCTCACTCTTTTCACTCTTTTCCTCTTTTTCCTCCTTTACCTTGGTCTTTACCATATGATCACCTCCTCATTCCACGGTTACGGACTTCGCAAGATTCCTTGGCCTGTCTGGGTTATGACCCTTTAGAACCGCTAAGTGATACGCGAGCAATTGAAGCGGAACTATATACGTTATGGGACTTACCTCCTCCGGAACCTTGGGTAGCCTTATGAATACGTTACTAACTTGGTGCAACCTTAGGTCGTCCCCAACCGTTATTATGAACCCTCCCCTAGCCTTGGCCTCTTCGATGTTCGACAACATCTTCTCGAAGGTCTTTCCACTTGGGGCTACCCCAATTACCGGAACCCCTTCCTCTATTAAGGCAAGGGGTCCATGCTTTAGTTCTCCAGCCGATAATCCCTCGGCATGAACGTAAGCGATCTCTTTTATCTTAAGGGCCCCCTCGAGGGCCGTTGGATAGCTAATCCCCCTTCCTATGTAGAAGAAGTCTCTCCTATCATTTAGGGACTTGGCAAGTTCCTTTATCTTCTCGTTCATCTTGAGTCCTGCATCTATCAACTCTGGAAGCTTTGGTAGGGTGTTCTCTACTTGAGTTGTATCTACTCCATTCATCTTTCCGAGCTCTAGAGATAGTAGGAGGAGAACCGTTAACTGGGTCGTGTAAGTCTTAGTCGCCGCAACGCCAATTTCTGGTCCAGCGTGAGTGTAAAGCGTGGCATCCGCTATTCTGGTTGCCAAACTTCCAACGACGTTTACAATCCCTATAACTTTTGATCCCTTGGATTTCGCGAGCTTCATGGCAGCTACTGTATCTGCCGTCTCGCCACTCTGGGTTATTGCAATGAGTAAAGTCTTGTTGTCAAGGATATCCTCATACTCGTACCTGAGCTCGCTTGCCTCCTCTACGAGGACTGGAATTTTCCCGAACCTTTGAATTAGATACTTTCCAACGAGAGCGGCGTGATAAGAGGTTCCCATTCCCGTTATTATTATCCTATCGTACTTAGATAACAGCCCTGCTATCTTTGGGACTTCCTCAAGGTTTCCATATATGGCATCTTTCACGGCTCTTGGCTGTTCAAATATCTCCTTGAGCATGAAGTGGTCGTATCCTCCCTTTTCGGCCATTTCTAAGGTCCATTGGATTTCATACACTTTTTTCCTCTTCTCCTTTCCGGTTATTATGTCCTTCACGGTAAATCCGTTCCTAGATACCACTCCATACTCTCCATCATCCAGGAAAACTGCTTTCCTAGTATATGGGAGAAAAGCTGGAATGTCACTCGCAATGAACATTTCCCCGTTTCCAATCCCAATTATGAGGGGGCTGTCCTTTCTAGCTATGTAGAGCCTTTCGGGATCATCGGCAAACATGACGACCAAGGCAAATGAGCCCCTGAGCCTAAGCAGGGACAACCTAAACGCGTCCTCAAAGTTTCCAGTTATCCTTAAGTTCTCCTCTATTAGGTGAGCTATAACCTCGGTATCCGTGTCGCTCCTGAATACGTGCCCTTGCCTTAGGAGTTCTTCCTTGAGCTCTTGAAAGTTCTCTATTATCCCGTTGTGAACTACCACTATCTTCCCGGTGCAATCGGTATGTGGGTGAGCGTTTGTGTCGTTCGGTATTCCATGGGTTGCCCACCTCGTGTGTCCAATTCCGATGTTCCCAGGAAGGTCCG belongs to Pyrococcus abyssi GE5 and includes:
- the asnS gene encoding asparagine--tRNA ligase, encoding MIEKTYCQDIKPELDGKRVKLAGWVYSNMRVGKKIFLWIRDSTGIIQTVIAKNVVGEDVFETAKKLGRESSVIVEGIVKADERAPGGAEVHVEKLKVIQAVSEFPIPENPEQASPELLLDYRHLHIRSPKVSAIMRVKETLIMAAREWLLREGWHEVFPPILVTGAVEGGATLFKLKYFDKVAYLSQSAQLYLEAAIFGLEKVWSLTPSFRAEKSRTRRHLTEFWHLELEAAWMDLWDIMKVEEELVSYMVQRTLELRKKEIEMFRDDLTTLKNTEPPFPRISYDEAIEILQSKGVKIEWGDDMGADEERVLTQEFDRPFFVYGYPKHIKAFYMKEDPNDPRKVLAADMLAPEGYGEIIGGSEREDNYDKLVQRIKEEGMDPKDYEWYLDLRKYGSVPHSGFGLGVERLVAWVLKLDHIRWATLFPRTPARIYP
- the glmS gene encoding glutamine--fructose-6-phosphate transaminase (isomerizing), whose amino-acid sequence is MCGIIGYIGPRKASPIIVEGLKRLEYRGYDSAGIATSHEGRILIKKGAGKIDELAKRLNFTDLPGNIGIGHTRWATHGIPNDTNAHPHTDCTGKIVVVHNGIIENFQELKEELLRQGHVFRSDTDTEVIAHLIEENLRITGNFEDAFRLSLLRLRGSFALVVMFADDPERLYIARKDSPLIIGIGNGEMFIASDIPAFLPYTRKAVFLDDGEYGVVSRNGFTVKDIITGKEKRKKVYEIQWTLEMAEKGGYDHFMLKEIFEQPRAVKDAIYGNLEEVPKIAGLLSKYDRIIITGMGTSYHAALVGKYLIQRFGKIPVLVEEASELRYEYEDILDNKTLLIAITQSGETADTVAAMKLAKSKGSKVIGIVNVVGSLATRIADATLYTHAGPEIGVAATKTYTTQLTVLLLLSLELGKMNGVDTTQVENTLPKLPELIDAGLKMNEKIKELAKSLNDRRDFFYIGRGISYPTALEGALKIKEIAYVHAEGLSAGELKHGPLALIEEGVPVIGVAPSGKTFEKMLSNIEEAKARGGFIITVGDDLRLHQVSNVFIRLPKVPEEVSPITYIVPLQLLAYHLAVLKGHNPDRPRNLAKSVTVE